From a region of the Epinephelus fuscoguttatus linkage group LG21, E.fuscoguttatus.final_Chr_v1 genome:
- the LOC125881985 gene encoding transmembrane protein 200C-like isoform X2, translated as MIATGGLLRINARRQDSLRSKTHKAHTHKRKNKKKRNEVVVVKGKLKLFSVSGLVAALGILVLLVGVVMAALGYWPRDGLFFSAHPQEGAAMASVSSSSAAPAPASAPAPADAQGEVMGEELQGDEGNNRGRGEEGDGGGRDDGFNRTETINGTTRQLPRGFLEDFLERYLYSDRLKVFGPLIMGIGIFLFICANAVLHENRDKKTKVINLRDIYSTVIDLHSLRKPNTSSARRSSANPLNGLVNYVQSKSLEAKPRAYPASLLNRREAGGGGEGGGGPLSRQSLPSSSRGGGGGGGGGGGSDGEGGDTVFSIYQEQPDTPPPPSSSHRLSLPPSFSPPHLSTCWTSLQKEALSSFTLPRPHPRPSTPRRRHSARAGTGRGRVGGTGGEDEWRREGGGHRQEEEKVYACPPPPLSSSTPPPSAASCSSSSLHREAPGGSQALLLLSSSSLTPSHLSLSSLSHLLSSTSSTPAPSCRRRSLPTGSSATGYSKLTHGEDESFESTEMTSSYHVTSQGGGERSEEVTSHRKYSNREKLRMISQVDSGLRQEEEG; from the exons ATGATCGCGACCGGTGGCCTCCTGCGGATCAACGCACGGCGTCAGGACTCACTGAGgtccaaaacacacaaagcacacacacacaagaggaagaacaagaagaagag GAacgaggtggtggtggtgaaggGGAAGTTGAAGCTGTTTTCAGTCTCAGGCCTCGTGGCGGCACTCGGCATCCTGGTCCTGCTGGTGGGTGTGGTCATGGCAGCTCTGGGCTACTGGCCTCGTGACGGACTGTTCTTCAGTGCTCATCCACAGGAGGGCGCCGCAATGGCCTCTGTGTCCTCCAGCAGCGCCGCACCTGCACCTGCATCTGCACCTGCACCTGCTGATGCTCAG GGCGAAGTGATGGGGGAGGAACTTCAAGGAGATGAAGGCAacaacagagggagaggagaagaaggagatggaggaggtcGTGATGATGGTTTCAACCGGACAGAGACCATCAATGGGACGACCCGACAGCTTCCACGAGGCTTTCTGGAGGATTTTCTGGAAAG GTATCTGTACTCTGATAGGCTGAAAGTCTTCGGTCCTCTCATCATGGGCATTGGGATTTTCCTCTTCATCTGTGCAAACGCCGTCCTGCACGAGAACCGGGACAAAAAGACCAAAGTCATCAACCTGCGGGACATTTACTCCACCGTCATCGACCTCCACAGCCTCCGCAAACCCAACACTTCCTCTGCCCGCCGCTCCTCAGCCAATCCCCTCAATGGCCTTGTTAACTACGTCCAATCAAAGAGCCTGGAGGCCAAACCCAGGGCGTACCCCGCCTCACTGCTGAACAGGAGGGAggcagggggaggaggagagggaggaggtgggCCGTTGTCCAGGCAATCCttgcccagcagcagcagaggaggaggaggaggaggaggaggaggtgggggcaGTGATGGAGAAGGAGGAGACACAGTGTTCAGTATCTACCAGGAGCAGCCAGacactcctcctcccccctcctcctcccacagACTCTCCCTTCCCCCCAGCTTCAGCCCCCCCCACCTCTCCACCTGCTGGACCTCCCTGCAGAAGGAGGCGCTCAGCTCCTTCACCTTACCCCGTCCCCACCCGCGGCCCTCCACACCCCGCAGGAGGCATTCAGCTCGGGCGGGGACGGGACGGGGCAGGGTGGGGGGCACAGGAGGAGAAGAtgagtggaggagggaggggggaggccACAgacaagaggaggagaaggtgtATGCatgtccacctcctcctctgtcttcctccACCCCACCCCCGTCAGCAGCTTCCTGTAGCTCCTCCAGTCTCCACAGGGAGGCACCAGGAGGCTCTCAGgccctgctcctcctctcctcctcttccctcacCCCCTCCCACCTGTCGCTGTCCTCCCTGTCCCACCTCctttcctccacctcctccacaccGGCCCCTTCTTGCAGGAGGCGGAGCCTGCCGACAGGCAGCAGTGCGACAGGTTACAGTAAACTGACACACGGAGAGGACGAATCCTTTGAGTCAACtgagatgacatcatcatatCATGTGACATCACAGGGTGGGGGTGAAAGGTcagaggaagtgacatcacacaggAAGTATTCTAACAGGGAGAAGCTGAGGATGATCTCACAGGTGGACTCTGGGCTGAggcaggaagaggagggctga
- the LOC125882003 gene encoding oviduct-specific glycoprotein-like isoform X9 — protein sequence MHHITKMLLGGTNVLSGVTEVLLGVTKVLLGGTNVLLGVTEVLLGGTNVLSGVTEVLLGVTEVLLGVTKVLSGVTKVLLGVTEVLLGVTEVLGVTKVLSGVTKVLIGVTEVLLGGTNVLSGVTEVLLGVTKVLSGVTKVLLGVTEVLLGGTNVLSGVTEVLLGVTEVLSGVTKVLLGVTKVLSGVTKVLSGVTKVLLGVTEVLLGVTKVLSGVTKVLLGGTNVLSGVTKVLLGVTEVLSGVTKVLSGVTNVLSGGTNVLSGVTEVLLGVTKVLLGVTKVLLGVTKVLLGVTKVLSCVTKVLSGVT from the exons ATGCATCACATTACTAAGATGTTGTTAGGTGGTACTAATGTGTTGTCAGGTGTTACTGAGGTGTTGTTAGGTGTTACTAAGGTGTTGTTAGGTGGTACTAATGTGTTGTTAGGTGTTACTGAGGTGTTGTTAGGTGGTACTAATGTGTTGTCAGGTGTTACTGAGGTGTTGTTAG GTGTTACTGAGGTGTTGTTAGGTGTTACTAAGGTGTTGTCAGGTGTTACTAAGGTGTTGTTAGGTGTTACTGAGGTGTTGTTAGGTGTTACTGAGGTGTTAGGTGTTACTAAAGTGTTGTCAGGTGTTACTAAGGTGTTGATAGGTGTTACTGAGGTGTTGTTAGGTGGTACTAATGTGTTGTCAGGTGTTACTGAGGTGTTGTTAGGTGTTACTAAGGTGTTGTCAGGTGTTACTAAGGTGTTGTTAGGTGTTACTGAGGTGTTGTTAGGTGGTACTAATGTGTTGTCAGGTGTTACTGAGGTGTTGTTAGGTGTTACTGAGGTGTTGTCAGGTGTTACTAAGGTGTTGTTAGGTGTTACTAAGGTGTTGTCAGGTGTTACTAAGGTGTTGTCAGGTGTTACTAAGGTGTTGTTAGGTGTTACTGAGGTGTTGTTAGGTGTTACTAAGGTGTTGTCAGGTGTTACTAAGGTGTTGTTAGGTGGTACTAATGTGTTGTCAGGTGTTACTAAGGTGTTGTTAGGTGTTACTGAGGTGTTGTCAGGTGTTACTAAGGTGTTGTCAGGTGTTACTAATGTGTTGTCAGGTGGTACTAATGTGTTGTCAGGTGTTACTGAGGTGTTGTTAGGTGTTACTAAGGTGTTGTTAGGTGTTACTAAGGTGTTGTTAGGTGTTACTAAG GTGTTGTTAGGTGTTACTAAGGTGTTGTCATGTGTTACTAAGGTGTTGTCAGGTGTTACTTAG
- the LOC125882003 gene encoding oviduct-specific glycoprotein-like isoform X8, with product MHHITKMLLGGTNVLSGVTEVLLGVTKVLLGGTNVLLGVTEVLLGGTNVLSGVTEVLLGVTKVLLGGTNVLLGVTEVLLGGTNVLSGVTEVLLGVTKVLSGVTKVLLGVTEVLLGGTNVLSGVTEVLLGVTKVLSGVTKVLLGVTEVLLGGTNVLSGVTEVLLGVTEVLSGVTKVLLGVTKVLSGVTKVLSGVTKVLLGVTEVLLGVTKVLSGVTKVLLGGTNVLSGVTKVLLGVTEVLSGVTKVLSGVTNVLSGGTNVLSGVTEVLLGVTKVLLGVTKVLLGVTKVLLGVTKVLSCVTKVLSGVT from the exons ATGCATCACATTACTAAGATGTTGTTAGGTGGTACTAATGTGTTGTCAGGTGTTACTGAGGTGTTGTTAGGTGTTACTAAGGTGTTGTTAGGTGGTACTAATGTGTTGTTAGGTGTTACTGAGGTGTTGTTAGGTGGTACTAATGTGTTGTCAGGTGTTACTGAGGTGTTGTTAGGTGTTACTAAGGTGTTGTTAGGTGGTACTAATGTGTTGTTAGGTGTTACTGAGGTGTTGTTAGGTGGTACTAATGTGTTGTCAGGTGTTACTGAGGTGTTGTTAGGTGTTACTAAGGTGTTGTCAGGTGTTACTAAGGTGTTGTTAGGTGTTACTGAGGTGTTGTTAG GTGGTACTAATGTGTTGTCAGGTGTTACTGAGGTGTTGTTAGGTGTTACTAAGGTGTTGTCAGGTGTTACTAAGGTGTTGTTAGGTGTTACTGAGGTGTTGTTAGGTGGTACTAATGTGTTGTCAGGTGTTACTGAGGTGTTGTTAGGTGTTACTGAGGTGTTGTCAGGTGTTACTAAGGTGTTGTTAGGTGTTACTAAGGTGTTGTCAGGTGTTACTAAGGTGTTGTCAGGTGTTACTAAGGTGTTGTTAGGTGTTACTGAGGTGTTGTTAGGTGTTACTAAGGTGTTGTCAGGTGTTACTAAGGTGTTGTTAGGTGGTACTAATGTGTTGTCAGGTGTTACTAAGGTGTTGTTAGGTGTTACTGAGGTGTTGTCAGGTGTTACTAAGGTGTTGTCAGGTGTTACTAATGTGTTGTCAGGTGGTACTAATGTGTTGTCAGGTGTTACTGAGGTGTTGTTAGGTGTTACTAAGGTGTTGTTAGGTGTTACTAAGGTGTTGTTAGGTGTTACTAAG GTGTTGTTAGGTGTTACTAAGGTGTTGTCATGTGTTACTAAGGTGTTGTCAGGTGTTACTTAG
- the LOC125882003 gene encoding uncharacterized protein LOC125882003 isoform X2, translated as MHHITKMLLGGTNVLSGVTEVLLGVTKVLLGGTNVLLGVTEVLLGGTNVLSGVTEVLLGVTKVLLGGTNVLLGVTEVLLGGTNVLSGVTEVLLGVTKVLSGVTKVLLGVTEVLLGVTEVLGVTKVLSGVTKVLIGVTEVLLGGTNVLSGVTEVLLGVTKVLSGVTKVLLGVTEVLLGGTNVLSGVTEVLLGVTEVLSGVTKVLLGVTKVLSGVTKVLSGVTKVLLGVTEVLLGVTKVLSGVTKVLLGGTNVLSGVTKVLLGVTEVLSGVTKVLSGVTNVLSGGTNVLSGVTEVLLGVTKVLLGVTKVLLGVTKVLSCVTKVLSGVT; from the exons ATGCATCACATTACTAAGATGTTGTTAGGTGGTACTAATGTGTTGTCAGGTGTTACTGAGGTGTTGTTAGGTGTTACTAAGGTGTTGTTAGGTGGTACTAATGTGTTGTTAGGTGTTACTGAGGTGTTGTTAGGTGGTACTAATGTGTTGTCAGGTGTTACTGAGGTGTTGTTAGGTGTTACTAAGGTGTTGTTAGGTGGTACTAATGTGTTGTTAGGTGTTACTGAGGTGTTGTTAGGTGGTACTAATGTGTTGTCAGGTGTTACTGAGGTGTTGTTAGGTGTTACTAAGGTGTTGTCAGGTGTTACTAAGGTGTTGTTAGGTGTTACTGAGGTGTTGTTAGGTGTTACTGAGGTGTTAGGTGTTACTAAAGTGTTGTCAGGTGTTACTAAGGTGTTGATAGGTGTTACTGAGGTGTTGTTAGGTGGTACTAATGTGTTGTCAGGTGTTACTGAGGTGTTGTTAGGTGTTACTAAGGTGTTGTCAGGTGTTACTAAGGTGTTGTTAGGTGTTACTGAGGTGTTGTTAGGTGGTACTAATGTGTTGTCAGGTGTTACTGAGGTGTTGTTAGGTGTTACTGAGGTGTTGTCAGGTGTTACTAAGGTGTTGTTAGGTGTTACTAAGGTGTTGTCAGGTGTTACTAAGGTGTTGTCAGGTGTTACTAAGGTGTTGTTAGGTGTTACTGAGGTGTTGTTAGGTGTTACTAAGGTGTTGTCAGGTGTTACTAAGGTGTTGTTAGGTGGTACTAATGTGTTGTCAGGTGTTACTAAGGTGTTGTTAGGTGTTACTGAGGTGTTGTCAGGTGTTACTAAGGTGTTGTCAGGTGTTACTAATGTGTTGTCAGGTGGTACTAATGTGTTGTCAGGTGTTACTGAGGTGTTGTTAGGTGTTACTAAGGTGTTGTTAGGTGTTACTAAGGTGTTGTTAGGTGTTACTAAG GTGTTGTCATGTGTTACTAAGGTGTTGTCAGGTGTTACTTAG
- the LOC125882003 gene encoding uncharacterized protein LOC125882003 isoform X7, translated as MHHITKMLLGGTNVLSGVTEVLLGVTKVLLGGTNVLLGVTEVLLGGTNVLSGVTEVLLGVTKVLLGGTNVLLGVTEVLLGGTNVLSGVTEVLLGVTKVLSGVTKVLLGVTEVLLGVTEVLGVTKVLSGVTKVLIGVTEVLLGVTKVLLGVTEVLLGGTNVLSGVTEVLLGVTEVLSGVTKVLLGVTKVLSGVTKVLSGVTKVLLGVTEVLLGVTKVLSGVTKVLLGGTNVLSGVTKVLLGVTEVLSGVTKVLSGVTNVLSGGTNVLSGVTEVLLGVTKVLLGVTKVLLGVTKVLLGVTKVLSCVTKVLSGVT; from the exons ATGCATCACATTACTAAGATGTTGTTAGGTGGTACTAATGTGTTGTCAGGTGTTACTGAGGTGTTGTTAGGTGTTACTAAGGTGTTGTTAGGTGGTACTAATGTGTTGTTAGGTGTTACTGAGGTGTTGTTAGGTGGTACTAATGTGTTGTCAGGTGTTACTGAGGTGTTGTTAGGTGTTACTAAGGTGTTGTTAGGTGGTACTAATGTGTTGTTAGGTGTTACTGAGGTGTTGTTAGGTGGTACTAATGTGTTGTCAGGTGTTACTGAGGTGTTGTTAGGTGTTACTAAGGTGTTGTCAGGTGTTACTAAGGTGTTGTTAGGTGTTACTGAGGTGTTGTTAGGTGTTACTGAGGTGTTAGGTGTTACTAAAGTGTTGTCAGGTGTTACTAAGGTGTTGATAGGTGTTACTGAGGTGTTGTTAG GTGTTACTAAGGTGTTGTTAGGTGTTACTGAGGTGTTGTTAGGTGGTACTAATGTGTTGTCAGGTGTTACTGAGGTGTTGTTAGGTGTTACTGAGGTGTTGTCAGGTGTTACTAAGGTGTTGTTAGGTGTTACTAAGGTGTTGTCAGGTGTTACTAAGGTGTTGTCAGGTGTTACTAAGGTGTTGTTAGGTGTTACTGAGGTGTTGTTAGGTGTTACTAAGGTGTTGTCAGGTGTTACTAAGGTGTTGTTAGGTGGTACTAATGTGTTGTCAGGTGTTACTAAGGTGTTGTTAGGTGTTACTGAGGTGTTGTCAGGTGTTACTAAGGTGTTGTCAGGTGTTACTAATGTGTTGTCAGGTGGTACTAATGTGTTGTCAGGTGTTACTGAGGTGTTGTTAGGTGTTACTAAGGTGTTGTTAGGTGTTACTAAGGTGTTGTTAGGTGTTACTAAG GTGTTGTTAGGTGTTACTAAGGTGTTGTCATGTGTTACTAAGGTGTTGTCAGGTGTTACTTAG
- the LOC125882003 gene encoding uncharacterized protein LOC125882003 isoform X5: MHHITKMLLGGTNVLSGVTEVLLGVTKVLLGGTNVLLGVTEVLLGGTNVLSGVTEVLLGVTKVLLGGTNVLLGVTEVLLGGTNVLSGVTEVLLGVTKVLSGVTKVLLGVTEVLLGVTEVLGVTKVLSGVTKVLIGVTEVLLGGTNVLSGVTEVLLGVTKVLSGVTKVLLGVTEVLLGGTNVLSGVTEVLLGVTEVLSGVTKVLLGVTKVLSGVTKVLSGVTKVLLGVTEVLLGVTKVLSGVTKVLLGGTNVLSGVTKVLLGVTEVLSGVTKVLSGVTNVLSGGTNVLSGVTEVLLGVTKVLLGVTKVLLGVTKVLLGVTKVLSCGY; encoded by the exons ATGCATCACATTACTAAGATGTTGTTAGGTGGTACTAATGTGTTGTCAGGTGTTACTGAGGTGTTGTTAGGTGTTACTAAGGTGTTGTTAGGTGGTACTAATGTGTTGTTAGGTGTTACTGAGGTGTTGTTAGGTGGTACTAATGTGTTGTCAGGTGTTACTGAGGTGTTGTTAGGTGTTACTAAGGTGTTGTTAGGTGGTACTAATGTGTTGTTAGGTGTTACTGAGGTGTTGTTAGGTGGTACTAATGTGTTGTCAGGTGTTACTGAGGTGTTGTTAGGTGTTACTAAGGTGTTGTCAGGTGTTACTAAGGTGTTGTTAGGTGTTACTGAGGTGTTGTTAGGTGTTACTGAGGTGTTAGGTGTTACTAAAGTGTTGTCAGGTGTTACTAAGGTGTTGATAGGTGTTACTGAGGTGTTGTTAGGTGGTACTAATGTGTTGTCAGGTGTTACTGAGGTGTTGTTAGGTGTTACTAAGGTGTTGTCAGGTGTTACTAAGGTGTTGTTAGGTGTTACTGAGGTGTTGTTAGGTGGTACTAATGTGTTGTCAGGTGTTACTGAGGTGTTGTTAGGTGTTACTGAGGTGTTGTCAGGTGTTACTAAGGTGTTGTTAGGTGTTACTAAGGTGTTGTCAGGTGTTACTAAGGTGTTGTCAGGTGTTACTAAGGTGTTGTTAGGTGTTACTGAGGTGTTGTTAGGTGTTACTAAGGTGTTGTCAGGTGTTACTAAGGTGTTGTTAGGTGGTACTAATGTGTTGTCAGGTGTTACTAAGGTGTTGTTAGGTGTTACTGAGGTGTTGTCAGGTGTTACTAAGGTGTTGTCAGGTGTTACTAATGTGTTGTCAGGTGGTACTAATGTGTTGTCAGGTGTTACTGAGGTGTTGTTAGGTGTTACTAAGGTGTTGTTAGGTGTTACTAAGGTGTTGTTAGGTGTTACTAAG GTGTTGTTAGGTGTTACTAAGGTGTTGTCATGTGGTTACTAA
- the LOC125882003 gene encoding uncharacterized protein LOC125882003 isoform X1, with the protein MHHITKMLLGGTNVLSGVTEVLLGVTKVLLGGTNVLLGVTEVLLGGTNVLSGVTEVLLGVTKVLLGGTNVLLGVTEVLLGGTNVLSGVTEVLLGVTKVLSGVTKVLLGVTEVLLGVTEVLGVTKVLSGVTKVLIGVTEVLLGGTNVLSGVTEVLLGVTKVLSGVTKVLLGVTEVLLGGTNVLSGVTEVLLGVTEVLSGVTKVLLGVTKVLSGVTKVLSGVTKVLLGVTEVLLGVTKVLSGVTKVLLGGTNVLSGVTKVLLGVTEVLSGVTKVLSGVTNVLSGGTNVLSGVTEVLLGVTKVLLGVTKVLLGVTKVLLGVTKVLSCVTKVLSGVT; encoded by the exons ATGCATCACATTACTAAGATGTTGTTAGGTGGTACTAATGTGTTGTCAGGTGTTACTGAGGTGTTGTTAGGTGTTACTAAGGTGTTGTTAGGTGGTACTAATGTGTTGTTAGGTGTTACTGAGGTGTTGTTAGGTGGTACTAATGTGTTGTCAGGTGTTACTGAGGTGTTGTTAGGTGTTACTAAGGTGTTGTTAGGTGGTACTAATGTGTTGTTAGGTGTTACTGAGGTGTTGTTAGGTGGTACTAATGTGTTGTCAGGTGTTACTGAGGTGTTGTTAGGTGTTACTAAGGTGTTGTCAGGTGTTACTAAGGTGTTGTTAGGTGTTACTGAGGTGTTGTTAGGTGTTACTGAGGTGTTAGGTGTTACTAAAGTGTTGTCAGGTGTTACTAAGGTGTTGATAGGTGTTACTGAGGTGTTGTTAGGTGGTACTAATGTGTTGTCAGGTGTTACTGAGGTGTTGTTAGGTGTTACTAAGGTGTTGTCAGGTGTTACTAAGGTGTTGTTAGGTGTTACTGAGGTGTTGTTAGGTGGTACTAATGTGTTGTCAGGTGTTACTGAGGTGTTGTTAGGTGTTACTGAGGTGTTGTCAGGTGTTACTAAGGTGTTGTTAGGTGTTACTAAGGTGTTGTCAGGTGTTACTAAGGTGTTGTCAGGTGTTACTAAGGTGTTGTTAGGTGTTACTGAGGTGTTGTTAGGTGTTACTAAGGTGTTGTCAGGTGTTACTAAGGTGTTGTTAGGTGGTACTAATGTGTTGTCAGGTGTTACTAAGGTGTTGTTAGGTGTTACTGAGGTGTTGTCAGGTGTTACTAAGGTGTTGTCAGGTGTTACTAATGTGTTGTCAGGTGGTACTAATGTGTTGTCAGGTGTTACTGAGGTGTTGTTAGGTGTTACTAAGGTGTTGTTAGGTGTTACTAAGGTGTTGTTAGGTGTTACTAAG GTGTTGTTAGGTGTTACTAAGGTGTTGTCATGTGTTACTAAGGTGTTGTCAGGTGTTACTTAG
- the LOC125882003 gene encoding uncharacterized protein LOC125882003 isoform X6 — MHHITKMLLGGTNVLSGVTEVLLGVTKVLLGGTNVLLGVTEVLLGGTNVLSGVTEVLLGVTKVLLGGTNVLLGVTEVLLGGTNVLSGVTEVLLGVTKVLSGVTKVLLGVTEVLLGVTEVLGVTKVLSGVTKVLIGVTEVLLGGTNVLSGVTEVLLGVTKVLSGVTKVLLGVTEVLLGGTNVLSGVTEVLLGVTKVLSGVTKVLSGVTKVLLGVTEVLLGVTKVLSGVTKVLLGGTNVLSGVTKVLLGVTEVLSGVTKVLSGVTNVLSGGTNVLSGVTEVLLGVTKVLLGVTKVLLGVTKVLLGVTKVLSCVTKVLSGVT, encoded by the exons ATGCATCACATTACTAAGATGTTGTTAGGTGGTACTAATGTGTTGTCAGGTGTTACTGAGGTGTTGTTAGGTGTTACTAAGGTGTTGTTAGGTGGTACTAATGTGTTGTTAGGTGTTACTGAGGTGTTGTTAGGTGGTACTAATGTGTTGTCAGGTGTTACTGAGGTGTTGTTAGGTGTTACTAAGGTGTTGTTAGGTGGTACTAATGTGTTGTTAGGTGTTACTGAGGTGTTGTTAGGTGGTACTAATGTGTTGTCAGGTGTTACTGAGGTGTTGTTAGGTGTTACTAAGGTGTTGTCAGGTGTTACTAAGGTGTTGTTAGGTGTTACTGAGGTGTTGTTAGGTGTTACTGAGGTGTTAGGTGTTACTAAAGTGTTGTCAGGTGTTACTAAGGTGTTGATAGGTGTTACTGAGGTGTTGTTAGGTGGTACTAATGTGTTGTCAGGTGTTACTGAGGTGTTGTTAGGTGTTACTAAGGTGTTGTCAGGTGTTACTAAGGTGTTGTTAGGTGTTACTGAGGTGTTGTTAGGTGGTACTAATGTGTTGTCAGGTGTTACTGAGGTGTTGTTAG GTGTTACTAAGGTGTTGTCAGGTGTTACTAAGGTGTTGTCAGGTGTTACTAAGGTGTTGTTAGGTGTTACTGAGGTGTTGTTAGGTGTTACTAAGGTGTTGTCAGGTGTTACTAAGGTGTTGTTAGGTGGTACTAATGTGTTGTCAGGTGTTACTAAGGTGTTGTTAGGTGTTACTGAGGTGTTGTCAGGTGTTACTAAGGTGTTGTCAGGTGTTACTAATGTGTTGTCAGGTGGTACTAATGTGTTGTCAGGTGTTACTGAGGTGTTGTTAGGTGTTACTAAGGTGTTGTTAGGTGTTACTAAGGTGTTGTTAGGTGTTACTAAG GTGTTGTTAGGTGTTACTAAGGTGTTGTCATGTGTTACTAAGGTGTTGTCAGGTGTTACTTAG
- the LOC125881985 gene encoding transmembrane protein 200C-like isoform X1: MIATGGLLRINARRQDSLRSKTHKAHTHKRKNKKKRRNEVVVVKGKLKLFSVSGLVAALGILVLLVGVVMAALGYWPRDGLFFSAHPQEGAAMASVSSSSAAPAPASAPAPADAQGEVMGEELQGDEGNNRGRGEEGDGGGRDDGFNRTETINGTTRQLPRGFLEDFLERYLYSDRLKVFGPLIMGIGIFLFICANAVLHENRDKKTKVINLRDIYSTVIDLHSLRKPNTSSARRSSANPLNGLVNYVQSKSLEAKPRAYPASLLNRREAGGGGEGGGGPLSRQSLPSSSRGGGGGGGGGGGSDGEGGDTVFSIYQEQPDTPPPPSSSHRLSLPPSFSPPHLSTCWTSLQKEALSSFTLPRPHPRPSTPRRRHSARAGTGRGRVGGTGGEDEWRREGGGHRQEEEKVYACPPPPLSSSTPPPSAASCSSSSLHREAPGGSQALLLLSSSSLTPSHLSLSSLSHLLSSTSSTPAPSCRRRSLPTGSSATGYSKLTHGEDESFESTEMTSSYHVTSQGGGERSEEVTSHRKYSNREKLRMISQVDSGLRQEEEG, translated from the exons ATGATCGCGACCGGTGGCCTCCTGCGGATCAACGCACGGCGTCAGGACTCACTGAGgtccaaaacacacaaagcacacacacacaagaggaagaacaagaagaagag GAGGAacgaggtggtggtggtgaaggGGAAGTTGAAGCTGTTTTCAGTCTCAGGCCTCGTGGCGGCACTCGGCATCCTGGTCCTGCTGGTGGGTGTGGTCATGGCAGCTCTGGGCTACTGGCCTCGTGACGGACTGTTCTTCAGTGCTCATCCACAGGAGGGCGCCGCAATGGCCTCTGTGTCCTCCAGCAGCGCCGCACCTGCACCTGCATCTGCACCTGCACCTGCTGATGCTCAG GGCGAAGTGATGGGGGAGGAACTTCAAGGAGATGAAGGCAacaacagagggagaggagaagaaggagatggaggaggtcGTGATGATGGTTTCAACCGGACAGAGACCATCAATGGGACGACCCGACAGCTTCCACGAGGCTTTCTGGAGGATTTTCTGGAAAG GTATCTGTACTCTGATAGGCTGAAAGTCTTCGGTCCTCTCATCATGGGCATTGGGATTTTCCTCTTCATCTGTGCAAACGCCGTCCTGCACGAGAACCGGGACAAAAAGACCAAAGTCATCAACCTGCGGGACATTTACTCCACCGTCATCGACCTCCACAGCCTCCGCAAACCCAACACTTCCTCTGCCCGCCGCTCCTCAGCCAATCCCCTCAATGGCCTTGTTAACTACGTCCAATCAAAGAGCCTGGAGGCCAAACCCAGGGCGTACCCCGCCTCACTGCTGAACAGGAGGGAggcagggggaggaggagagggaggaggtgggCCGTTGTCCAGGCAATCCttgcccagcagcagcagaggaggaggaggaggaggaggaggaggtgggggcaGTGATGGAGAAGGAGGAGACACAGTGTTCAGTATCTACCAGGAGCAGCCAGacactcctcctcccccctcctcctcccacagACTCTCCCTTCCCCCCAGCTTCAGCCCCCCCCACCTCTCCACCTGCTGGACCTCCCTGCAGAAGGAGGCGCTCAGCTCCTTCACCTTACCCCGTCCCCACCCGCGGCCCTCCACACCCCGCAGGAGGCATTCAGCTCGGGCGGGGACGGGACGGGGCAGGGTGGGGGGCACAGGAGGAGAAGAtgagtggaggagggaggggggaggccACAgacaagaggaggagaaggtgtATGCatgtccacctcctcctctgtcttcctccACCCCACCCCCGTCAGCAGCTTCCTGTAGCTCCTCCAGTCTCCACAGGGAGGCACCAGGAGGCTCTCAGgccctgctcctcctctcctcctcttccctcacCCCCTCCCACCTGTCGCTGTCCTCCCTGTCCCACCTCctttcctccacctcctccacaccGGCCCCTTCTTGCAGGAGGCGGAGCCTGCCGACAGGCAGCAGTGCGACAGGTTACAGTAAACTGACACACGGAGAGGACGAATCCTTTGAGTCAACtgagatgacatcatcatatCATGTGACATCACAGGGTGGGGGTGAAAGGTcagaggaagtgacatcacacaggAAGTATTCTAACAGGGAGAAGCTGAGGATGATCTCACAGGTGGACTCTGGGCTGAggcaggaagaggagggctga